The sequence below is a genomic window from Pelagibaculum spongiae.
CCGAAGCAGAAGAACTGCCTTATTTCCTCAATCTGACCAACTTTTTACATGCGGGTGGTTTACGCTGTGGCTGGCCGTTAAAAAGAGCCGATGGCAGTTTATTCGCCTGCTTCAGTGAAAAACACGGCAAGCCCGCTCAGTTAGCAGTCCGCCTGCCAGGTGAAGTACTAGAAAAAACCCTGTTCAGCCATTGTCGAATCATTGGTGCAGAGTTGGCAAAAATGCACTTGCTATGCGCTGATTATCCTGATCATCGAGATAATGAAATGGGTCATAGCTGGCGAATGCAGGCAGCCGGCGAAATGATGTCTGCCCTGCCAGAGAAAGACCAGCAGCTGTTAAAAGATGAGCTGGTTTTTCAACAAGCCATCGACTGGCAAAGTTTGCCGCGGGGCGTTGTTCATGGTGATTTATTCCGCGACAACGCTCTTTTTGATGGCGATGAATTATCCGGCATGTTGGATTTCTTCTTCGCTTGTGACGATGTGCTAGTGTTTGATATTGCGATCACTGCACTGGATTGGTGCCGAGACAGTTTGACCAGTTTCAATCGCGATAAGCTAGAAGCTTTGCTGGAGGGTTATCAATCTCAGCGCAGCTTGTCGGAAGCTGAGAAACAAGCATTACCTGCCATGCAACGGGCAGCAGCTTTGCGTTTCTGGTTATCCCGTCTGACTGATGTATTGAACCCTCGCGACGGTGAACTGACTGAGTTAAAGGATCCTACGCAAATGCGGGATCTGTTATTGGATGCGCGCCCCTGATCACCCATAAAGATTGGCATTTTGCCGATCTTTTATGATCAAGCGACGATCCGTGTGTTTTCATTACTTGAGCAGGTTATATGCGATTAAGCGCCTTTCCCCTTACAGAACTGGATCCGTTTACCGAAGATCAGCTAAGCAAAATCTTTCCGGAAGAACCCGATATCCAGAGCTTTTGGCGCGATGCAATTGTTCAGGGCAGTAAAATTTGGGTAGCAATGTTTAATGGTCGCTATTTAGCTGCCGCTATCATGGGCCCAGTCAACCAAGGCACCGTAGAAATCAGTGTCATCACGGTACGAGAAGTCACGCGAAAAAGAGGTGTTGGTCGCTTCTTATTAGAACAAATGGAGC
It includes:
- a CDS encoding homoserine kinase, which produces MSVYTTIDRDELQAFLDSYQVGQLVRYRGISAGVVNTNYFVTTDQGEFVLTIFEQTEAEELPYFLNLTNFLHAGGLRCGWPLKRADGSLFACFSEKHGKPAQLAVRLPGEVLEKTLFSHCRIIGAELAKMHLLCADYPDHRDNEMGHSWRMQAAGEMMSALPEKDQQLLKDELVFQQAIDWQSLPRGVVHGDLFRDNALFDGDELSGMLDFFFACDDVLVFDIAITALDWCRDSLTSFNRDKLEALLEGYQSQRSLSEAEKQALPAMQRAAALRFWLSRLTDVLNPRDGELTELKDPTQMRDLLLDARP
- the panM gene encoding aspartate 1-decarboxylase autocleavage activator PanM codes for the protein MRLSAFPLTELDPFTEDQLSKIFPEEPDIQSFWRDAIVQGSKIWVAMFNGRYLAAAIMGPVNQGTVEISVITVREVTRKRGVGRFLLEQMEQNALEAKAKEICILASSEDAQQFLNHCGYQEQMQIFRKKLALTTQG